From Anopheles funestus chromosome 3RL, idAnoFuneDA-416_04, whole genome shotgun sequence, a single genomic window includes:
- the LOC125768923 gene encoding PRA1 family protein 3: MTTTAQGSGSLDNLHLAPLRSLSDFLLESARFQLPNFQDWEKWGKRVVNNLLYYQTNYFLMSAAVFLLVGVIHPMKVLLGLTVIVALVYVFVRFFAQDARRSVGADPNQQPNKWAVLGGTIAGSYLVLYLFDSVLIVAFAILLPFSLTFVHASLRLRNIKNKITNAVEIVGVKQSPMGQFLEAMGLMPTAF; the protein is encoded by the exons ATGACCACCACCGCGCAAGGATCGGGCTCGCTGGACAATCTGCATCTGGCACCGCTTCGTTCGCTAAGCGATTTCCTGCTGGAATCGGCCCGCTTTCAGCTTCCCAACTTCCAGGATTGGGAAAAGTGGGGTAAACGGGTGGTGAACAATTTGCTCTACTACCAAACCAACTATTTCCTGATGAGTGCCGCCGTATTTCTGCTCGTTGGTGTGATCCATCCTATGAAGGTTCTCCTTGGATTAACGGTCATTGTGGCTCTGGTGTACGTGTTTGTCCGATTCTTCGCCCAGGATGCACGGCGGTCGGTTGGAGCCGACCCTAACCAGCAGCCGAACAAATGGGCCGTACTAGGTGGAACCATTGCTGGCAGCTACTTGGTACTGTACCTGTTTGATTCCGTGCTGATTGTAGCATTCGCCATACTGCTTCCATTCTCAC TAACTTTCGTGCATGCATCGTTGCGGCTGAGAAATATTAAGAACAAAATCACCAATGCAGTGGAAATCGTTGGCGTGAAACAGTCACCGATGGGACAATTTCTCGAAGCAATGGGTTTGATGCCAACGGCATTTTAA
- the LOC125768878 gene encoding NSFL1 cofactor p47: protein MSSNNEQVKQFAQITGASEERAKFFVDAANGELQVALSNFYEGENDDADISDEENPPAEPSIQFARAEKTKGKKAPKPQSNIATLHTLHSSSSEDEEEQGQAFYAGGSERSGQQVLGPPRKNPIKDYVSEIFRSAQQGNLETFDPSDESGGSSWSLYAGTGYRLGQTEDDHQEVAPRGSRTAASAQNLEIVTLTLWRQGFVINDGELRLYEDPANREFFESITRGEIPEELRSKGQTMFRVDLKDNRHEDYVKRSKPFKAFGGSGQTLGSPVPPMGTASSSSSNANTTSSSSASGSNEDNEKRASDELALDSSQPTTMLQIRLADGSRLSARFNQTHTVEHVRRYIVNARPQYGAQNFALMTTFPSKELSDGAQSLKEAGLLNAAIMQRLN, encoded by the exons ATGTCCAGTAATAATGAACAGGTGAAACAATTCGCACAGATTACCGGTGCGTCAGAGGAAAGAGCAAaatttttcgtcgatgcggcCAACGGTGAATTGCAG GTTGCGCTGAGCAACTTTTACGAAGGCGAAAACGATGATGCTGACATTTCGGACGAAGAAAATCCGCCCGCGGAACCATCGATTCAGTTTGCTCGTGCAGAAAAAACAAAGGGAAAGAAAGCTCCTAAGCCACAGTCAAA CATTGCAACCCTGCATACACTTCATTCGTCTTCTTCGGAAGATGAAGAAGAGCAGGGCCAAGCATTCTATGCAGGAGGATCGGAACGTTCCGGCCAGCAGGTGCTAGGTCCGCCGAGAAAGAATCCTATCAAAGATTACGTCTCGGAGATTTTCCGTTCCGCCCAGCAGGGTAACCTGGAGACGTTTGATCCGTCGGATGAAAGTggtggttccagctggtcgcTTTATGCCGGTACCGGATACCGTCTCGGGCAAACGGAAGACGATCATCAGGAAGTTGCGCCACGTGGATCACGAACAGCAGCCAGTGCGCAAAATTTGGAGATAGTGACGCTTACCCTTTGGCGCCAAGGATTTGTGATCAACGACGGTGAGCTGCGCTTGTACGAAGATCCGGCAAACCGGGAATTTTTCGAATCCATCACCAGGGGAGAAATCCCAGAGGAACTCCGTTCGAAGGGACAAACGATGTTCCGCGTTGACCTAAAGGATAACCGTCACGAGGATTACGTGAAGCGTAGCAAACCATTTAAAGCGTTTGGTGGATCCGGTCAAACACTCGGTAGTCCAGTCCCACCTATGGGAACGgccagcagtagcagcagcaacgctAACACCACTAGCTCCAGCAGTGCAAGCGGTAGCAACGAAGATAACGAAAAGCGTGCATCAGACGAACTTGCCCTGGACAGCAGCCAACCTACGACGATGCTTCAGATTCGCTTGGCCGATGGAAGCCGACTGTCTGCCCGGTTCAACCAAACCCACACAGTCGAACACGTGCGCCGTTATATTGTGAACGCGCGGCCACAGTATGGGGCCCAGAATTTTGCCCTCATGACAACGTTTCCTAGCAAGGAGCTGAGCGATGGTGCGCAATCGCTGAAGGAAGCCGGATTGCTGAATGCGGCAATAATGCAGCGATTGAACTAG
- the LOC125768941 gene encoding nucleoside diphosphate kinase 6-like, producing MITLAIFKPHCLKNPIAYETIQQMLTASGLKIIARKRISLSRPEAEKFYEEHKNKFFFRRLVSLMTSGPSEVVLLSGNDAIQQWRNLMGPTKVLKSVYLQPECIRSRFGLSDTRNATHGSDSEQSVIAEKSFFFGDRSD from the exons ATGATTACTTTAGCAATTTTTAAACCACACTGCCTCAAAAATCCTATCGCTTATGAAACAATACAGCAGATGCTGACCGCTAGCGGATTGAAGATAATTGCAAGGAAACGGATTAGTCTTTCTCGGCCAGAAGCTGAAAAGTTTTATGAAGAACATAAGAACAAATTCTTCTTTCGCCGGCTTGTATCACTAATGACCAG TGGGCCCTCGGAAGTCGTGTTACTTTCCGGAAATGATGCAATTCAGCAGTGGCGCAATTTGATGGGTCCTACGAAGGTTCTAAAGTCGGTATATTTACAACCAGAATGTATCCGCAGCCGCTTCGGTCTGTCGGATACAAGAAACGCTACTCATGGCTCGG ATTCCGAACAATCAGTAATCGCAGAGAAAAGCTTCTTCTTCGGTGACCGCAGCGACTAG